The genomic segment TCGATCGCGTGTACCGCGAGGCTCTCGGCCGCAACGATCTTCCCGGACCGCTCGGCGTGTTTTTCGGGGCGGTGCTGGTCGGCTTCCGCCGGTAAAGCGGCACCCGTCCGTCGGGCCGCTTGGGTTGCGAGCGCGTGAATCAGTGCGAGCGTGCCGGCCGGTGTGTAGCCGTCGGACGGCGCGAGATTCATCCGAAGCAGTTCTTCGGGCATGGGGTCGAGGGGTTCGGCCACGGCTACACGTTGATCCTGTGCGACTCGGCGGAAAGCCCCGCACCACCGTTGGCGAGGGCTATCTTGTTCAGCACCTCAAAAAGCCGAAGCGAGAGGACTGCAACCTGTTCAGGAGGTGTGTTCGGAGTCGGAACGATTGATACAGCGAGGCGCGCTTCGGTTTCGCCCTGTAACAAATCGCCCGTCAGCGGTTCCCGAACATATGGTTCCAACGGCGGGAACCGGCCGAACTCCGCCTGCATCCGGGCCATAGCCGCTTCTGAAGCCGCTTGCATTCGGCGGACGCCTTGCCGATAGGTCACATACCCGACGAGGACAATCAACCCGATCGCCACTACATAATACGCGATCATCGCGGCCAGGATCATGACGTGCCTCCGTCCCGATCGTTCTTTCTCTTTCCCGACCGGCTCAGTTTACTCTTCAAGTCGGCAACTTCGGCCTTCAACTCGGCGATTCGCGCCTCCCGGTCTGCGAGCCGCTCGTCCTTCTCTTTTGTTACTTTCGCATGAAGCGCATCGTTCTGCTGAATGTGCTTCTCGTAAACCGCCTCAGCCCGATTAAGAAACCAGCGTGTGACGAAGAACGCTGCGGCAAGCAAGGGGGAACTGCATCCCCAGCCAGATCGCGAACTGTTCCCACGTCTTCACTTCCATCGGGCGACTGCGGCCAGAATGAGTATTCTACCCGGCGTTTCAGGCGGTCACAACCGGCAGCTTGCGGCGGCCGAGCCCCTGCGCGTCGGTGGTCTTCGGGATGCGGTGCTGGTTCTCGCTCTCCCAGCGGGCCAGTTCCTCCATCAGCGCGTCCACGATTTCGGCTTCTGCCACGCGGCGGACCATCTCGCCGTTGCGGAAGATCATCCCCTGCCCGTTACCCGCTGCGATGCCGATGTCGGCCTCGCGGGCCTCACCCGGTCCGTTCACCACGCACCCCAGCACGCTGATCTTCACCGGCAGGCGCCGGCCGTTCAGCCGGCCCTCGAGTTCCGCGATGATCTTCTCCAGGTCGATCGCCAGCCGGCCGCACGTCGGGCACGCGATCAGTTCCGGGCGCCGCACGCGGCGCTGCGTGGCCTGGAGGATGTCGAACGCGGCGGCGATCTCCGGCACCGGGTCGCCCAGGAGCGAGATGCGGATGGTGTCGCCGATGCCGTCGAGGAGGATCGGGGCGAGGCCGGCGGCGCTCTTGGTCACGGCGTAGGGCGGCTTGCCGGCTTCCGTGATGCCGATGTGCGTGGGGTAGTCGCACAGTTGCGCGAACAGCCGGTACGCTTCCACCGCGACGAGCACGTCCGACGACTTCAGCGACACGATGATGTCGCGGAACCCCTCGCTCTCGGCGGTCTCGATGTGCCGCAGCGCGCTCTCGACCATCGCGGGCGGGCACGGGAACTCGTACTTCTCGCACAGGTCGCGTTCGAGGCTCCCGGCGTTCACCCCGATCCGCATCGGGATGCCCTTGTCCTTCGCCTTGCGGACCACCTGCCGGAACCGCTCGGTGGTCCCGATGTTGCCGGGGTTGATGCGGATCTTGTCCACGGGGTGATCGAGCGCCGCCAGCGCCATCTTGTAGTCGAAGTGGATGTCGCAAATGAGCGGGATGCCGATCTTCGCCCGGATCTGGCTGAGCGCGCCGGCGTCCTCCGGCTTCGGCACGGTCACGCGGACCAGTTCGCACCCGGCCTCTTCCAGGGCGTGGATCTGCTTGATCGTGCCCTCGACGTCGTAAGTGTCGGTGGTGGTCATCGACTGCACGGCGACCGGGTTGTCCCCGCCGATCACGACCGACCCGACCTTCACCTCGCGCGTCTTGTGGCGCGGCTTACCGGGCACCTTTTGGGCGCGTTCCAGAACGCTCAAGTCGAAACGCGATGCGGCCGTCATCGTGAAGCCCTCGGGGATAGTTACCCACATGCTAGTTGAGTCACCGCGCGGGCGGCAACGCCAACACCGCCCCCGCACCGCGTCTTGCCCTTTCACTCGCGCCGGTCGGTGGCCATAATCGTCTGAGCGGTTCCGGCATCAGGAGGACGAACGATGGCCGCACTCGGACGGTGGCGAGCGCCTGTACTCGTGGTCGCGGGGGTGTTGAGCGTGCTGACGGGCGGTTCGGGGATGTCGCCGAACCCGCCCGATCCCGTGCCGCCCGCGCCGATCGAGTCGTTACCAAAAGCGTTCACGGCGGTATCGGCCCAGCCCCCGATGCGCCCCGCTCAACCTCAACCGTTGTACGTTCCGCCGCCCCCCTCTGTTGAGCCACTGCCCCCGATCCCCCTCTCGATAGGAATTCCTGTCGCGCCACCGGTAACACCGACGGTGCCTTCCGTTGCTCCATCGGCAACACTGTATTTCCCGAGCGCGCCAGGCGCTTCGAGTGCCGGTGAACATAAGCTACCTGCATTGCCATTCCCCCCGCCCGCCGATGTTTCGCTCCCCTCCCCCACCAAGCCGACCGCCCCGCAACCGCCCGCGGAGCCCGAGATCACGGAACCGGTCGCGACGGTTCACCGGTTCACGGGAACGTACCTCGGCGGCAATGACCGGCGCCACATCGTTTATGCCGAAACCGGAGACGGGCGGGCGGAAGTTCAGAGTCGCCCCAGCGCCCGCTCGATCCCCAAAGCGGACGCCGACGACAAGGACGACGTAACGCGGATCGCAATTCCCACGGGAAAAGTGGCGCGGCACGACCGGTTCGCGTTCGTCACCGCGGCCCGCGAACTGATCGCAATCGACTCGAACGGCGACATCGAATGGCGGTTCACTCTGCCCGGGAAACCCGACAACGGCGAACGGTTGCTCGATGTAGCGGGCTTCCACGACGGCCAGGTGTTTGTCGTCAGCCAACAGGTCATCCATGACAAAGGGAACACGCTCGGCCAGCTCTACGCCCTCAAGACCGACACCGGCAGCCTGGTATCACTCACCACTATCAAAGCCCGGTTCGATCCGGACGCCCGATTGATCCTGGACAGACCGAACGGCGCCCTGTTCGCGTTCAGCAGAGCGCGGATCGTCGCTCACGCCTTGCCCCCGTCACAAGCGGACCACACGTGCGAGGTACCCACGCTCCCCATCGCTCACGCGTCCGTCACCAACGCGACGGTCTGTACGATGACCCCCACGGGGCTCATCATCATTCATTTTCAGCCGATCCACTCAAACGTTCTCCATGCGCGGCCGAGCACGCAGATTGGAGGCGTTGCGGGCACCGCACCGGCCGCAATCCGGAGCAACTATTCCCAATCCGGAGCGCGGATTTACGCGCCGGTCAAGTCGGCAGTGAGCCACTTTGTGCTCGCGGCGTTCGATGAACATCACGCAACGCCGGCGTGGCAGGTTCGCGTGCCCAAGGCGATCACCGCCGCGCCCGTGCTCTACGGGTCGTGTGTCTATTTCGTCGCGGGAAACGTTCTCTACCGGGTGAACGCGGACACCGGCGCGGTATGCTGGAAGCACACGATTCCGCTCGCCCCGAGCGAGACGCTGACCGATCTGGCGTTCACGAGGGGGGAGATCCGCGCGAGCGGGCCGGGCGTTCTCGTGCGCGTCACCGATCGACCGGAGCCGGCCGCGGCGTTCCCGAGTGCGGCTGCGAACCCGGCGTCGAGAATGGGTGTCCCACACCCGCCGGACCCGTCACCCTGAGTTCTCACCCCCGTCGCCATGACACCACTGACCACCTACTCCGCCGACCACCGGTTCCTCGTCGAGGCCGCTGCCAAGGCCGCGGGCCTCACCGACCCGGTCGCTTTTATCGCGGGCCAGTACGCGTACACGCTGGTCGATAAGGCCGTCCGCGGCGCACTCGCGCCGCTCGACGGCGCGCTGGTCCGCCAGTGGGTGAC from the Frigoriglobus tundricola genome contains:
- a CDS encoding PQQ-binding-like beta-propeller repeat protein; the encoded protein is MPFPPPADVSLPSPTKPTAPQPPAEPEITEPVATVHRFTGTYLGGNDRRHIVYAETGDGRAEVQSRPSARSIPKADADDKDDVTRIAIPTGKVARHDRFAFVTAARELIAIDSNGDIEWRFTLPGKPDNGERLLDVAGFHDGQVFVVSQQVIHDKGNTLGQLYALKTDTGSLVSLTTIKARFDPDARLILDRPNGALFAFSRARIVAHALPPSQADHTCEVPTLPIAHASVTNATVCTMTPTGLIIIHFQPIHSNVLHARPSTQIGGVAGTAPAAIRSNYSQSGARIYAPVKSAVSHFVLAAFDEHHATPAWQVRVPKAITAAPVLYGSCVYFVAGNVLYRVNADTGAVCWKHTIPLAPSETLTDLAFTRGEIRASGPGVLVRVTDRPEPAAAFPSAAANPASRMGVPHPPDPSP
- the ispG gene encoding flavodoxin-dependent (E)-4-hydroxy-3-methylbut-2-enyl-diphosphate synthase; this encodes MTAASRFDLSVLERAQKVPGKPRHKTREVKVGSVVIGGDNPVAVQSMTTTDTYDVEGTIKQIHALEEAGCELVRVTVPKPEDAGALSQIRAKIGIPLICDIHFDYKMALAALDHPVDKIRINPGNIGTTERFRQVVRKAKDKGIPMRIGVNAGSLERDLCEKYEFPCPPAMVESALRHIETAESEGFRDIIVSLKSSDVLVAVEAYRLFAQLCDYPTHIGITEAGKPPYAVTKSAAGLAPILLDGIGDTIRISLLGDPVPEIAAAFDILQATQRRVRRPELIACPTCGRLAIDLEKIIAELEGRLNGRRLPVKISVLGCVVNGPGEAREADIGIAAGNGQGMIFRNGEMVRRVAEAEIVDALMEELARWESENQHRIPKTTDAQGLGRRKLPVVTA